The DNA region CATACACCAGTTATCGTTAGCATAATGTGACCAGATAGGTAGCATTTTCATCGAAAACTGATGATAATGAGCCATCATAGATTTTACCATATCACCATTTCGTTTAGGCTGAATAATATTAAAGAAAGGATGTAGCGTACGGTAGGTATCCCATAAAGAAAAGGTGGTATAATTGGTAAAGCCATCTGCTTGATGAACATTCTGATCCAGACCTTTATATTCTCCATTGATATCCATATAAGTGGTAGGATTGATAAAGGTATGGTACATGGCTGTATAGAAGTTGGTTTTTTCCGTATCAGAACCCTTGATGACAATTTTATTTAATTCCTTATTCCAGTTGTCTTGGGCTTGAGTTTTAGCCTGATCAAAAGTTATATTTCCGGCTTCTTTTTCCAGGTTTTCTAAAGCATTGGTCTGGCTTACCGGAGAAATAGCAAGTTTGACTTCAATCGCTTCATTTTCATTAGTATCAAAGTCAAAATACATTTTCAGGTTCTTACCTGCAATTTCAGGGAAATTCTGATTTTGGTCGAATTTTCTCCAAAACCCTTTGTAAACCTGCTTTTCATCATAATTTTTCTGGCCATAAGCTTTAAATGGTTTTGAAAACTTCATCGCAAAATAAACCGTTCTGGTTCTTGCCCAGCCGTTGGTCTGGCGATAACCTGTGATGGTATTTCCGTTTTCTACACGAACGTATGTCCAGACATTTTTTCCATCATAGTTGTAAATACCGGCCATCAGATCCAGAATAATATGAGCCTGGTCGGATTTTGGGAAAGTATAGCGGTGAATTCCCACTCGTGCTGTTGCCGTAAGCTCTGCCAGAATATTGTGGTCATCCAGTTTTACTTTATAATATCCTGCTTCTGCTGTTTCGTTCTGATGTGAGAATCTGCTTCTGTAGCCGCTTTCAGGGTTGGTAGCCGTTCCGGGATTCAGCTGAAGTTTTCCTACAGTAGGCATGATCAGAAAATCTCCGAGGTCAGAATGTCCCGTCCCACTAAAATGGGTAGAACTGAACCCTACAATGGTTTTATCTTCATAACGGTAGCCGGCACAGTATTTATAAACTTCACCATTGTACTTCCCGTTAAGCTCATAAGAAATGGAATCCGTTTCAGGGCTTAGCTGTACTGCACCAAAAGGAACCGTTGCTCCGGGATAAGTATGTCCCATCTTTTCGGTACCGATCAGAGGATTGACATATTGTATTAATTTTTCAAATTTTTGAGCTTTAAATTGTATACTTAAAAATAAAAGAAATAGAAAAACAGTGGGTTTGTGATTTTTCATTAATGACAAATTTTCAAAGTTTAAAATTAATTAAAATCATCATTTGCTGTTGTGTTTTTAAGTGATTCGGGTATTATTTATTCTTTTTCAGAAAAACGGAAACCTATTCCATGCAGGTTTTCTATTAAAATATTCTGTTCTTCGGCCAGTACCTTTCGTAATCGAGAAATAAATACATCAAGAC from Chryseobacterium culicis includes:
- a CDS encoding GH92 family glycosyl hydrolase codes for the protein MKNHKPTVFLFLLFLSIQFKAQKFEKLIQYVNPLIGTEKMGHTYPGATVPFGAVQLSPETDSISYELNGKYNGEVYKYCAGYRYEDKTIVGFSSTHFSGTGHSDLGDFLIMPTVGKLQLNPGTATNPESGYRSRFSHQNETAEAGYYKVKLDDHNILAELTATARVGIHRYTFPKSDQAHIILDLMAGIYNYDGKNVWTYVRVENGNTITGYRQTNGWARTRTVYFAMKFSKPFKAYGQKNYDEKQVYKGFWRKFDQNQNFPEIAGKNLKMYFDFDTNENEAIEVKLAISPVSQTNALENLEKEAGNITFDQAKTQAQDNWNKELNKIVIKGSDTEKTNFYTAMYHTFINPTTYMDINGEYKGLDQNVHQADGFTNYTTFSLWDTYRTLHPFFNIIQPKRNGDMVKSMMAHYHQFSMKMLPIWSHYANDNWCMSGYHSVSVVADAIIKGNYEGDPEEALKACIETANKRNYEGIGQYIDLGYIPAEKNGTSVSNTLEYAYDDWAIAQLAKHLNKTEIYNQFIKRSENWKNNFDKTIGFMRPRLADGSFKKDFDVLSTHGQGFIEGNSWNYSFFVPQNPDELITMMGGKKKFASKLDELFTMHLPDEFFADTEDITREGIIGGYVHGNEPAHHVAYFYNWAGQPWKAQAQIRRILEMQYKATPDGLGGNDDAGQMSAWYILSSLGFYPVAPGSEDYSIGSPAIDHAVLNLENGKTFEIEAINQSPKNVYVQKVLLNGKEIKNFTLKHSEIMKGGKLTFYMGNKAKK